The proteins below are encoded in one region of Verrucomicrobiia bacterium:
- a CDS encoding PrsW family glutamic-type intramembrane protease, with amino-acid sequence MENDTNFRLLVYGMEIILALGLIGWMRGSLRGAREKWSFILKILAGGALAAVLSAVVTLKYSFNIPELTKTHPSLVNEYGIWLKVINHLAGSMIEELGKYMIGVFTLLSTRHVHKMSDTIVYLIVIGLGFSLIEDAFFLLDPQSSPLLRLMSFYLHSGTSAIIGYSLGRYKFGLASYRELLLAVFAAIILHFGFNLTSELYGNPALYVAFGISTFITLQIFILFRRTLVEEYGLELRAKRLRYTKIVTGKTEVKAC; translated from the coding sequence ATGGAAAACGATACTAACTTTCGGCTGCTCGTTTATGGCATGGAGATCATCCTCGCCCTAGGCCTTATAGGCTGGATGAGAGGCTCTTTGCGTGGCGCACGGGAGAAATGGTCGTTTATCTTAAAAATACTCGCTGGCGGGGCACTTGCAGCAGTTTTATCGGCCGTCGTTACCCTTAAGTATTCCTTTAACATCCCGGAGCTGACAAAAACCCATCCCAGCCTCGTCAATGAGTACGGCATATGGCTTAAAGTCATCAACCACTTGGCGGGAAGCATGATTGAGGAACTGGGAAAGTACATGATTGGCGTATTTACCCTGCTCTCCACGCGTCATGTCCATAAAATGAGTGACACTATTGTGTACCTTATTGTCATTGGGCTCGGCTTCTCACTCATTGAAGATGCTTTCTTCTTGCTTGACCCCCAGTCCTCCCCGCTCCTGCGCCTCATGAGCTTTTACCTCCACTCCGGCACAAGCGCCATTATTGGCTACAGCTTAGGGCGGTATAAGTTTGGCCTCGCCAGCTACCGCGAGCTGCTCCTTGCCGTCTTTGCTGCCATCATTTTGCACTTTGGGTTTAACCTCACTAGCGAGCTTTACGGCAACCCGGCGCTCTATGTGGCGTTTGGTATCAGCACCTTTATTACCTTGCAGATTTTCATCCTGTTCCGTCGCACCCTCGTGGAAGAGTACGGCCTGGAACTCCGTGCCAAGCGCTTACGCTACACTAAAATTGTGACTGGCAAGACAGAAGTGAAGGCCTGCTAA